The window CATGATTCTTCTTCCTGAGAGGAAACATATGAATTGACAATCTGATTGAGGCCAAAGGGTATCGTTGTATGAAGGGCTGAACGGAATTGCACATTCGATCTAAAGGAGACAGATGGCTGCAGAAGAACAGGCTCGTTTCTGGTGTTCAAAGCATACCTTTGAGGATCCAGGATGCAATTCTGACTCGTCTGCGCACCTGGCGATCAGGTCTCTGGAACAAGCTCTCATCTACGCGGTCCTTCGCGTCTGCTTCGAGCTTAGACCACTCTTCCTTGAACTTTTGCGAGAGCTTCTTCGACAGAGTCGAGATCAGAAACGTACATTCAAGATCCAGGTCTGCCGACCTTGAACCGTAATTGCTCGAGCCGATGTGAACTATTGTCGGCGCTGCCAATTCGTTGGACCCCTCTGCTGGTGGAGGAGAAAACCAGATACCTTTTGCGTGGTAGGTCCAGCCGTCCTTCTTCCACTCTCGAATCTCTAcgcctccttcttctcccGATTTGCCGTCTTGCCGCAAGAGCCTCCTGGACCGCCGCAGTGCGTCCCAAAACTGAAACTCGTACCAAGTGTAGGCTTCTGGGATCCAGCCCGAGACGCCTTTGGAATTGAAAAAGCCGTTGGCTTCAGGAGCGGCGCAGATCATCTTGACGACGGCGGTTCGtgcagctttggcttgcAGCAAGAGCGCTTTGTATGGTTTGTACAACGAGAAGTATCCGGACGTAAGTGCCAGTATCGGTGGCGGACCTTGCTCATCGTGGGCTTTGTGAGCTAGCTCAAGAATCTGCGGGATAGCACAAGTCTCTTGCCTGATCTTCAATGGGCCCATTTGAAGCAagggcagcagcaacgtgTCGGCCTGCCCACGGCCAATCGCGATCTCGGCCTTCGAAATCGGGCATATGGTATTCCATTGTCGAGTGAATTCCTCGACCGCGTTGGCTGCTTCGTCCGTCCATCCTGTCGCTCGGTAAGGCTGCATCTCTGTCTGGCTGCGCAGTGAAGAAGTGCTGTCTTTGCCTCCGTCCCATATCAACTTCCAGTCCGGACTTTCTTCTTTCTCGAACGAGGCACCTCTGTCTTCGCacgcctcgagcttgaagctgaACTGCCCTACAAGCTGCACAAGCGAATGCAGGTAGTTGGCAATGTCCTCGTGATCCTCGATCATCAAGTATCGGTCGCGACGGTTCGTGAAATAGTCCCGACTGAGATTGGCACCACTGAGCACGACGTCGTTATCGAATCCGTAAATTTTCATGTGTTGCAGCCCCCAGCCTTCGTTGAAGCGTTTTCCTACAAACTTTTTGAGCCATCCTTTGAGATTCGGAGTGTGATAGAGTCGTATTCTGACTCTGTCGGGAAATCGAGCCCGTAGTCGTGAGACCAAGCTGGCGCATGATGGTGTGGGAGCCGATTCTCGTGTCCCTCTCAACGCATCGACCAAGATTGTCAGCTGTAATGACGGCTTTGCGCAAAGTGCCGATTCCAAgtgctcgatcagctctGACTCCTCTTTACCGATGTACAGTGATGCGAGGAAAATTCTATTTTCCGCTTGGCTGATCTTGTCTTTGAGAGTCTGATAGAAATGTGACGGATCCTCGAGCAGATGAAGCTGTTCTCCAGACGCGCTAAATAGCGGTAAACGTAGCTCGTCCGCCAGCCGTTTCGTGAGAAGGTGTTCATCTTTTGAGGCTTCATCTATGACAGACTTCCCATACTCTCTGCGGAGGCTCGTGTGAAGCGCTCTTAAGCTACTTGGTGAGATAGCACGGCACGAGACGGCCCATCTTATGCTCCCTGAAGGTGTCGAAAGAATCGTCCTAACGGATCGAGTCGTACGAGGCAGGGACATTTTTGCTCGGAGAGTCCCACTTTGGTCCGGTTCTGACGCCCTCGAGCGGATTTTTTAGGCTTTTAGTTGAGATGGGCGCAAGATACTTGGGGAGGTCAGATTGATGGGGAGGAAGCCAACGCCTTTTGCTTGTTGGTTATTCGGAAGAGCTTTACTCAAAATATACTGCAAGTGGAGGAGAAAAACCCCGAAACCCGAAACGTACACTTCCGAGATCTAACAAAGTTCACCACCGCGTCGGTGTGATCGGGCATGCGCGTCGTCTTGGAAGGACAAGTGGAGCTGGTGAGCCAAATTGAGAGTGTTCAACACTTTCCAGTTCACACCATCCTCCCATCCAGCTCTCATTGACAGCAGAATCCTTAGCGCAATAGCTAAACGACGGCCATTGTCGATCCACTTAATCAAGTGCACCAAGTATCGACTGCTACCCACACGGCAACGACGTACAGCTGAGGTACTCAGGATTCGAGGACTCTGCCAAGCATGCCAGCTACAACACAAGAGGTAAGTCAAAGGCAGTGCTGGCTGTATTGTCATCGCATTTGGTCTGGCTCAGTTCTACTGCTGACTTTTTCTTCCATGGCTTCACACATCACAGACGATCAGTCTCTCGAGCACAAATGTCATCATCCACCCTCTGGTGCTTCTGTCAGTTACAGACCATgcatcgagatcggcaTCAGGCTCGCGCAAGCGAGTTGTGGGTGTATTGCTGGGCCAAGAACTCAATAATGGCAAGACAATCAACGTCGCCAACTCGTTTGCCGTTCCGTTtgaggaggacgagcgagacgctAAGACGTGGTTCTTGGATCACGATTACATTTCCGGCATGATGGAGATGTTCAAAAAGGTGAATGCACGTGAAAAGATGGTTGGATGGTACCACACAGGCCCTCGACTGCGTTCATCAGATCTCGAAATCAACGAGTTGATGAAGCGTTTCATCCCACGACCCGTCATGGTGATTGTCAACCCAAGGCAAAGGGATGTCGGCATTCCGACCGATGCATACTTTGCCGTCGAGGAGATCAAGGACGATGGAACTGCAACACAAAAGACATTCATGCACGTCCCAAGCACCATCGAAGCAGAGGAGGCAGAGGAGATCGGTGTCGAGCATCTTTTGCGCGACATCCGCGATACAACAGCGGTAGGCACTCTGTCGACACGCGTATCGAGCCAGCTGTCGAGTTTGCGAGGATTGCAATCACGGCTGCTAGAGATTCGAGACTATCTGCAAGCAGTGGTGGAAGGAAAATTGCCAGTGAACCACCAGATCATCTATGATCTACAGGACATCTTCAACCTGTTGCCGGACCTGGATAAGAACGTCGAGGCGGCCAAGTCGTTTGCGGTCGACAACAATGACCGATTGCTCGTCGTCTACCTTTCCAGTCTGATCCGTGCCGTGATTGCACTGCACGGGCTGATCAACAACCGACGCGAAAACGAGAAGGGTGAGGAAGAGGCCTCAAACACAATCACCAACGGTACTTTGACAGGAGGTAAGGAAGCGGCGGATGATGCCAAGAAGGATGAGGCGAAagaggagaagaagaaggacTAAGTCCGGACCTCACACATGTCTGTACACACATTCTGCAAGCATAACTTTGCCCTTTCCAACGGTAAAAGCTCAGATTGCTGCGTGCCCGGTAGTCTGGTAGCCCATGCACTCGACG of the Mycosarcoma maydis chromosome 2, whole genome shotgun sequence genome contains:
- a CDS encoding putative proteasome regulatory particle lid subunit RPN8, encoding MPATTQETISLSSTNVIIHPLVLLSVTDHASRSASGSRKRVVGVLLGQELNNGKTINVANSFAVPFEEDERDAKTWFLDHDYISGMMEMFKKVNAREKMVGWYHTGPRLRSSDLEINELMKRFIPRPVMVIVNPRQRDVGIPTDAYFAVEEIKDDGTATQKTFMHVPSTIEAEEAEEIGVEHLLRDIRDTTAVGTLSTRVSSQLSSLRGLQSRLLEIRDYLQAVVEGKLPVNHQIIYDLQDIFNLLPDLDKNVEAAKSFAVDNNDRLLVVYLSSLIRAVIALHGLINNRRENEKGEEEASNTITNGTLTGGKEAADDAKKDEAKEEKKKD
- a CDS encoding CDP-diacylglycerol--glycerol-3-phosphate 3-phosphatidyltransferase (related to PGS1 - phosphatidylglycerophosphate synthase), yielding MSLPRTTRSVRTILSTPSGSIRWAVSCRAISPSSLRALHTSLRREYGKSVIDEASKDEHLLTKRLADELRLPLFSASGEQLHLLEDPSHFYQTLKDKISQAENRIFLASLYIGKEESELIEHLESALCAKPSLQLTILVDALRGTRESAPTPSCASLVSRLRARFPDRVRIRLYHTPNLKGWLKKFVGKRFNEGWGLQHMKIYGFDNDVVLSGANLSRDYFTNRRDRYLMIEDHEDIANYLHSLVQLVGQFSFKLEACEDRGASFEKEESPDWKLIWDGGKDSTSSLRSQTEMQPYRATGWTDEAANAVEEFTRQWNTICPISKAEIAIGRGQADTLLLPLLQMGPLKIRQETCAIPQILELAHKAHDEQGPPPILALTSGYFSLYKPYKALLLQAKAARTAVVKMICAAPEANGFFNSKGVSGWIPEAYTWYEFQFWDALRRSRRLLRQDGKSGEEGGVEIREWKKDGWTYHAKGIWFSPPPAEGSNELAAPTIVHIGSSNYGSRSADLDLECTFLISTLSKKLSQKFKEEWSKLEADAKDRVDESLFQRPDRQVRRRVRIASWILKGML